The following DNA comes from Halalkaliarchaeum sp. AArc-CO.
CAGGAGCGCCTCGCCCTCGACGTCGTAGGCCGTCTCCACCTCGTGGCCAGCCTCGCGGAGTCGCTCGATGCCGGCATCGGCTATCGGGTCGGTAACGAGTACCTTCATAGTAAAAGCTGAAACAAGTGCGGGCTTTAAATCCCACCATTTTCGACCCACCGATTTCTTCGTCGGGTGCATCGCTCACTTCGTTCGCTCTGCACCTCTCGTCGAAACGCTGTCACGCAAATCCGACGGAGTTGCTGGATGCCACGGAGCTTCCGTCCGTGAGCAGACCAAAACGGGCGGTGGCTCGGGCCTGCGGCCCTCGCCATCGGTACAACGTCCTCATCATTCAGCCTCGGTTTTCCGCGAATTCGTCCCGATCGACCCCGGAGTGTAGGACGAATCCACTTATCAACGTCGACGGCGAAGTCTACGGTATGAGTCTCTCCCTCGATTCGACCCAGCTCGACCGCTACTCCCGGCACATCATCATGGACGAGATCGGCCCCGAGGGTCAGGAGGCGCTGCTCGAGGGCAGTGTGCTCGTCGTCGGTGCGGGTGGTCTCGGCTCGCCGGCGATCCAGTATCTCGCGGCCGCAGGGGTGGGAACGATCGGAATCGTCGACGACGACGTCGTCGAACGCTCGAACCTCCAGCGGCAGATCATCCACACCGACGACGCCGTCGGCGATCCGAAAACCGAGTCGGCCCGCCGATACGTCGAGAATCTCAACCCCGACGTCACCGTCGACACGTACGAAACCCGGCTCGAAACCGATAACGCCGCCGACCTGCTGTCCGGCTACGACGTCGTCCTCGACGCCTCGGACAACTTCCGAACGCGGTACATCGTCAACGACGTCGCCCGACTCGAGGGACTCCCGGTCGCCCACGGCGCCATCTACAAGTTCGAGGGGCAGGTGACGACGCTCGTTCCCGATGGCCCCTGCTACCGGTGTCTGTTCCCGGAGGCGCCCGATCCGGGGACCGTCCCCGACTGCGCGACCACGGGCGTGCTCGGCGCCCTGCCGGGGACGGTCGGCTGCATCCAGGCGACCGAGGCGATGAAGCTGCTCGTCGGGGAAGGCGAGCCGCTCGTCGGCCGGCTGCTGTTTTACGACGCCATGGAGATGAGCTTCGAGACGGTCTCGTACGCGCCGAACCCAGGCTGTCCGGTGTGTGGCGACGACCCGATCGACGACATCGACGGGGTCGACTACTCGGACGGCTGTGCGATCGAAGCGGACTGACGAGGGCACACAGTTCCGGCAGAACAGTATCGAACGCTCACCGACCCATCCGATCGCTCGTGGGGGAACTGCCGTCAGCGACGCCCCCGGCCCCCCCGTGAAGCTGGGAGACGCACAGCCGACAGTACTGGTAGGCCGCCTCGTTTTCTGCACCGCAAGCGGGACAGCGGACGGTGGCTTCGTCGGTGTCGAGTGACGGCCCGACCTGCTCGCCAGTCACCGACCGCGAGTCGCGATCCGATCGTTCGGCCCCGGCCTCGCCCTCGCGGCCCGCGAGCGACGAGAGACCGCCGTCACCCGTGGGGGGGCTGTCCGCGGCATCCGACCAGCGTATCACCAGCGCGAACACCACCACGTGGAGCAGCCCAACCGCGACGGCCAGCAGGAGCAGCTGGTTCGGGTCGGGCATCACAGATAAATGTACGTAGTTCACACACTTCAGCGCTACGTCAGAATTCCGAACAGTCTGGCGAGCGGAACGGAGCAGCCTGGACCGGCACGCAGTGCTCCCGACCGTTCCGAGACCGTCACGACAGCCGAACGTGGTCGACGTAGCGGGTGATCTCCGCCTGCCGGGCCACGGAGATCCCGACTGCCACGAGACCGACACCCTCCGCGTCGACCGGATACTCGACGGTCTCCCAGCCCTCGTGGTCCTCGACAGGGCGGGTACTATCGAAGTGCTCGGCCCGGAGGTAGCCACGGTTCGGTCGCGGCCCCACATACGCCGCGACCCTGGAGATCGTCGCTGTCGATTCCTCGGGGCTGTACACGTCGAAGGAAAGGCTGGTCACCCCTGTGAGATCGACCGCCTGCTGGGCCCAGATCGTCCCGCTGTCCTGTCGGCCGTCGACGAACAGTTCGCAGGAACGCTCTCCCTCCGAGGCGACGTCCGTCGTCGATCCCGCCCGGGAGGCCACGTACTGGCCGGTGGTGGGGTCAACCGGCAGGTCGCGGCCGATCACCCACGCCAGCAGCCCGTCTTCGAAGCCGGGGTTCGCCAGCT
Coding sequences within:
- the moeB gene encoding molybdopterin-synthase adenylyltransferase MoeB, with amino-acid sequence MSLSLDSTQLDRYSRHIIMDEIGPEGQEALLEGSVLVVGAGGLGSPAIQYLAAAGVGTIGIVDDDVVERSNLQRQIIHTDDAVGDPKTESARRYVENLNPDVTVDTYETRLETDNAADLLSGYDVVLDASDNFRTRYIVNDVARLEGLPVAHGAIYKFEGQVTTLVPDGPCYRCLFPEAPDPGTVPDCATTGVLGALPGTVGCIQATEAMKLLVGEGEPLVGRLLFYDAMEMSFETVSYAPNPGCPVCGDDPIDDIDGVDYSDGCAIEAD